A window of Actinobacillus suis ATCC 33415 contains these coding sequences:
- the nadR gene encoding multifunctional transcriptional regulator/nicotinamide-nucleotide adenylyltransferase/ribosylnicotinamide kinase NadR yields MTDFAYLQLKRKQLKMKVNDVCEQAGVTRAYFNQLVSGKIKNPSANKLKSLHQVLNIVEDMNLRVGVIFGKFYPVHTGHINMIYEAFSKVDILHVVVCTDTERDLQLFKDSKMKRMPTNEDRLRWMQQIFKYQKKQIFIHHLKEDGIPSYPNGWAGWAARVKELFSEKSINPTVVFSSEVQDKAPYEKYLNLEVHLVDPKRELFDVSATRIRNNPFQYWRFIPKEVRPFFVKTIAILGGESSGKSVLVSKLANVFNTTSAWEYGREFVFEQLGGDEQAMQYSDYPRMALGHQRYVDYAMKHAHKVAFIDTDYITTQAFCIQYEGKAHPFLDSMIKEYPFDVTILLSNNTKWVDDGLRSLGSVKQRQRFQQLLKKLLEKYRVPYIEIESPSYLDRYNQTKEVVEAILKDEAIPLQFKQYNQHETEDN; encoded by the coding sequence ATGACAGATTTCGCTTATCTCCAGCTCAAGCGCAAACAGTTAAAAATGAAAGTAAATGATGTTTGTGAGCAAGCAGGTGTAACACGAGCTTATTTTAATCAACTGGTCAGTGGAAAAATAAAAAATCCAAGTGCAAATAAACTGAAATCGCTGCACCAAGTATTAAATATTGTTGAAGATATGAATCTGCGTGTCGGTGTCATTTTCGGTAAATTTTACCCGGTACATACCGGTCACATTAATATGATTTACGAAGCATTCAGTAAAGTAGATATATTACATGTAGTTGTATGTACTGATACTGAACGAGATTTACAACTTTTTAAAGACAGTAAAATGAAGCGTATGCCAACCAATGAGGATAGGCTGCGTTGGATGCAACAGATTTTTAAATATCAGAAAAAGCAAATTTTTATCCATCACTTGAAAGAAGATGGGATTCCTAGTTATCCGAACGGCTGGGCGGGCTGGGCGGCTCGTGTTAAAGAGTTGTTCAGTGAGAAAAGTATTAATCCGACAGTGGTATTCAGTAGTGAAGTGCAAGATAAAGCGCCTTACGAAAAATACCTTAATTTGGAAGTGCATTTAGTTGATCCTAAACGTGAATTGTTTGACGTTTCCGCAACGCGTATTCGTAATAATCCATTCCAATACTGGCGCTTTATCCCGAAAGAAGTTCGTCCATTCTTTGTGAAAACTATTGCGATTTTAGGTGGAGAAAGTAGTGGTAAATCGGTATTAGTCAGCAAATTGGCTAACGTATTTAATACTACCTCGGCTTGGGAATACGGACGAGAATTTGTGTTTGAGCAGCTTGGTGGTGATGAGCAAGCGATGCAGTATTCGGATTATCCTCGAATGGCGCTTGGTCACCAGCGTTATGTCGATTATGCGATGAAGCATGCGCATAAAGTTGCGTTTATTGATACTGATTACATCACGACTCAGGCATTTTGTATTCAGTATGAAGGTAAAGCACATCCGTTTTTAGACTCAATGATTAAAGAGTATCCATTTGATGTGACCATTTTACTTTCGAATAACACCAAATGGGTTGATGACGGTTTGCGTAGCCTTGGCTCGGTAAAACAACGCCAACGTTTCCAACAATTACTGAAAAAATTATTGGAAAAGTACCGCGTACCTTATATTGAAATAGAATCACCAAGTTATTTGGATCGCTATAATCAAACGAAAGAAGTGGTTGAGGCGATTTTAAAAGATGAAGCGATTCCATTGCAATTTAAACAGTATAATCAGCACGAAACGGAAGATAACTAA
- the ribF gene encoding bifunctional riboflavin kinase/FAD synthetase translates to MQLIRGFHNLANFHALQKGCVLTIGNFDGVHIGHQNILARLCDKSLELNLPSVVMLFEPQPREFFAKKSANLTASSAPARLMRLRDKLKYLEEAGIDFVLCVRFSDKFAQLSADAFINELLVKRLQVRYLSIGDDFRFGEKRAGNFEMLHNAGLKYRFAVEESHTHSFNRERISSSLIRQALQQDNLHLVEKLLGRPYSIAGRVAHGNKLGRTIGFPTANIMLNRLVIPLQGVFAVQIQTQTGKYNGIANVGNRPTINGSKALLEVHIFDFNRSIYGEAIEVFFMHKIRNEVKFPSFEALKVQIEKDRQQAVEFFKEFAK, encoded by the coding sequence ATGCAATTAATTCGAGGCTTTCATAACTTGGCGAACTTTCACGCCCTACAAAAAGGCTGTGTGCTGACTATTGGGAACTTTGACGGCGTTCATATTGGGCACCAAAATATTTTGGCTCGTTTATGTGATAAATCATTGGAGCTAAATTTACCCTCAGTGGTTATGCTATTTGAGCCACAACCTCGTGAATTTTTTGCAAAAAAATCGGCAAATTTAACCGCTTCTTCAGCCCCTGCTCGGCTAATGCGGTTACGGGACAAATTGAAATATCTGGAAGAAGCCGGTATTGATTTTGTCCTCTGCGTACGTTTTAGTGATAAATTTGCGCAGTTATCTGCCGATGCATTCATTAACGAATTGTTAGTGAAACGTTTGCAAGTTCGTTATCTCAGTATTGGCGATGATTTCCGTTTCGGTGAGAAACGTGCCGGCAATTTTGAAATGTTGCATAATGCAGGTCTAAAATACCGTTTTGCGGTAGAAGAAAGCCACACGCACAGTTTTAATCGTGAACGAATCAGCAGCTCTTTGATCCGCCAAGCTTTGCAGCAAGATAATCTTCACTTGGTAGAAAAATTATTAGGCAGACCTTATTCGATCGCAGGGCGAGTAGCACACGGTAATAAGCTCGGTCGAACCATTGGTTTCCCAACTGCAAATATTATGCTTAACCGCTTAGTAATACCGCTGCAAGGCGTATTTGCCGTACAAATTCAAACTCAAACCGGTAAATATAACGGCATTGCTAATGTAGGGAATCGTCCAACCATTAACGGCAGTAAAGCCTTATTAGAAGTACATATTTTTGATTTTAACCGTTCGATTTACGGTGAAGCGATAGAAGTGTTCTTTATGCACAAAATTCGTAACGAGGTGAAATTCCCAAGTTTCGAAGCACTTAAAGTACAAATCGAGAAAGACAGGCAACAAGCGGTCGAATTTTTTAAAGAATTTGCAAAATAG
- the ileS gene encoding isoleucine--tRNA ligase, whose product MIDYKNTLNLPETGFPMRGDLAKREPDMLKNWYDKNLYQKVRESSKGKKSFILHDGPPYANGNIHIGHAVNKILKDIIMKSKTALGFDTPYVPGWDCHGLPIELKVEGLVGKPNEKISAAEFRQACRDYAKEQVEGQKADFMRLGVLGDWENPYLTMNFDTEAHIIRTLGKVIANGHLYKGSKPVHWCLDCGSSLAEAEVEYEDKVSPSIYVRFKAVDSAAVEAKFNAVGKGSGQISAIIWTTTPWTLPSNKAISINPEFDYQLVQFGEERVILVKDLVESVQKAANVESVEVLGEVKGDALELMQFQHPFYDYSVPLILGDHVTTDGGTGLVHTAPDHGQDDFVVSKKYNIEMAGLVANDGKFISTTPFFAGLGVFESNEKVLEKLKETGTLLKLERIKHSYPHCWRHKTPIIFRATPQWFIGMETQGLRKQALGEIKSVRWIPSWGEARIDTMVANRPDWCISRQRTWGVPMTMFVHNETEELHPRTLEILESVAKRVEEKGIQAWWDLDPVEVLGEEDAKNYRKVPDTLDVWFDSGSTYASVVEARPEFNGNSTDMYLEGSDQHRGWFMSSLMLSTATNGKAPYKQVLTHGFVVDEKGRKMSKSLGNVIVPSEVWNKNGADILRLWVASTDYTGEIAVSHNILNSAGESYRRIRNTARFLLANLNGFDPKRDLVKPEEMIALDRWAVSCALEAQNDIKEAYDNYQFHAVVQRLMRFCSIEMGSFYLDIIKDRQYTTKADSLARRSCQTALWHIAEALVRWMAPILSFTADEIWGYLPQVEGRSEFVFTEEFYEGLFGLTEADKLDDAYWQQILKVRAEVNRVLEQARKDKVIGAGLEAKVTVYANDEICAMLEQLGNELRFVLITSQAIIKPLSEADVTEGEVAGLAVKVERAEGEKCPRCWHFATDIGTHAEHSSVCGRCVENVAGDGEKRSFA is encoded by the coding sequence ATGATTGATTACAAAAACACCTTAAATTTGCCTGAAACAGGCTTTCCTATGCGTGGGGATCTCGCTAAACGCGAACCCGATATGTTAAAAAATTGGTATGACAAAAACTTATATCAAAAAGTACGTGAAAGTTCGAAAGGGAAAAAATCTTTCATTCTGCACGATGGTCCTCCGTATGCAAACGGTAATATTCATATTGGTCACGCAGTTAATAAAATTTTAAAAGATATTATTATGAAATCGAAAACCGCTTTAGGTTTCGATACGCCTTATGTTCCGGGTTGGGACTGCCACGGCTTACCGATCGAATTAAAAGTAGAAGGTCTTGTCGGCAAACCTAACGAGAAAATTTCTGCGGCGGAATTCCGTCAAGCTTGTCGTGATTATGCAAAAGAGCAAGTTGAAGGACAAAAAGCAGACTTTATGCGTTTGGGGGTTTTAGGTGATTGGGAAAATCCGTACCTCACCATGAATTTCGATACGGAAGCGCACATTATCCGTACTTTAGGCAAGGTGATTGCGAACGGTCATTTATACAAAGGTTCTAAACCGGTTCACTGGTGTTTAGACTGTGGTTCATCATTAGCGGAAGCGGAAGTAGAATATGAAGACAAAGTGTCTCCATCTATTTACGTTCGTTTTAAAGCGGTTGATAGCGCTGCAGTTGAAGCAAAATTTAATGCGGTAGGTAAAGGAAGCGGTCAAATTTCTGCAATTATTTGGACCACAACGCCTTGGACATTACCGTCAAACAAAGCAATCTCAATTAATCCAGAATTCGACTACCAACTTGTTCAATTCGGTGAAGAACGTGTCATTTTAGTTAAAGATCTAGTTGAAAGCGTACAAAAAGCCGCAAACGTAGAATCAGTCGAAGTATTAGGTGAAGTAAAAGGTGACGCATTAGAATTAATGCAATTCCAACACCCGTTCTACGATTATAGCGTGCCATTAATTTTAGGCGATCACGTAACGACTGATGGCGGTACAGGTTTAGTACACACCGCACCGGATCACGGTCAAGACGACTTTGTGGTATCGAAAAAATACAACATCGAAATGGCTGGTTTAGTAGCAAATGACGGTAAGTTTATCTCAACTACGCCATTCTTTGCCGGCTTAGGTGTGTTCGAATCAAACGAAAAAGTTTTAGAAAAATTAAAAGAAACCGGTACGTTATTAAAATTAGAACGTATCAAACATAGCTATCCACACTGCTGGCGTCACAAAACACCGATTATCTTCCGTGCGACACCTCAATGGTTTATCGGTATGGAAACACAAGGCTTACGTAAACAAGCATTAGGTGAAATTAAATCAGTACGTTGGATCCCAAGCTGGGGTGAAGCTCGTATTGATACCATGGTAGCAAACCGTCCTGACTGGTGTATCTCTCGCCAACGTACTTGGGGTGTGCCAATGACAATGTTTGTTCACAATGAAACCGAAGAGCTACATCCTCGTACACTTGAAATCTTAGAAAGCGTAGCTAAACGTGTAGAAGAAAAGGGTATTCAAGCATGGTGGGATCTTGATCCGGTTGAAGTACTAGGTGAAGAAGATGCGAAAAACTACCGTAAAGTACCGGATACTTTAGACGTATGGTTCGATTCAGGATCTACTTATGCATCCGTAGTAGAAGCTCGTCCTGAGTTCAATGGTAATAGTACGGATATGTATCTTGAAGGTTCGGACCAACACCGTGGTTGGTTTATGTCTTCATTAATGCTTTCAACGGCAACAAATGGCAAAGCACCGTATAAACAAGTGTTAACTCACGGTTTCGTAGTAGATGAAAAAGGCCGTAAGATGTCAAAATCTTTAGGTAACGTAATCGTACCTTCAGAAGTTTGGAATAAAAACGGTGCGGATATTTTACGTTTATGGGTGGCTTCAACCGACTATACCGGTGAAATCGCCGTTTCGCACAATATCTTAAATAGCGCAGGTGAATCTTATCGCCGTATCCGTAATACGGCACGTTTCTTATTAGCAAACCTAAACGGCTTTGACCCGAAACGTGACTTAGTGAAACCGGAAGAAATGATCGCACTTGACCGTTGGGCGGTAAGTTGTGCATTAGAAGCACAAAATGATATTAAAGAAGCATACGATAACTACCAATTCCACGCAGTAGTACAACGTTTAATGCGTTTCTGTTCTATCGAAATGGGTTCATTCTATTTAGATATTATCAAAGACCGTCAATACACAACCAAAGCAGACAGCCTTGCACGCCGTAGCTGCCAAACAGCGTTATGGCATATCGCAGAAGCATTAGTTCGTTGGATGGCACCAATTCTATCATTCACAGCCGATGAAATTTGGGGTTACTTACCACAAGTGGAAGGTCGTTCGGAGTTTGTATTTACCGAAGAATTCTACGAAGGCTTATTCGGTTTAACCGAAGCGGATAAATTAGATGATGCTTACTGGCAACAAATCTTAAAAGTGCGTGCAGAAGTGAACCGAGTACTTGAGCAAGCTCGTAAAGACAAAGTAATCGGTGCAGGATTAGAAGCGAAAGTAACTGTTTATGCAAATGATGAAATTTGCGCAATGTTGGAACAACTTGGCAATGAACTTCGTTTTGTGCTTATTACTTCACAAGCAATTATCAAGCCGTTAAGTGAAGCGGATGTTACAGAAGGTGAAGTAGCTGGTTTAGCGGTGAAAGTCGAACGTGCCGAAGGTGAAAAATGTCCTCGTTGCTGGCACTTCGCAACCGATATTGGCACTCATGCGGAACATAGCTCAGTATGTGGTCGCTGTGTAGAAAACGTGGCAGGCGACGGTGAAAAACGTTCATTTGCTTAA
- the pssA gene encoding CDP-diacylglycerol--serine O-phosphatidyltransferase — protein MLILNKPNHAKKQLEALRFIPQTADKVEFLAGSREFKARILQLIKTAKKRIYLTALYFEQDEAGQEILDALYQAKLANPSLEIKILVDWHRAQRGRIGEETTSSNADWYAKIKQQYDLPLAQEIEFWGVPVNGREIFGVLHLKGFIFDDTLLYSGASINNVYLQQLERYRYDRYHVIENSVLADTIVAFTQQYILSNQAVNRLDQIERPATVKIRPQIKAFRKQLSQQSYQFVGQPKSDELCLSPIVGLGRKNRLNKTIEALFYQVQNKLTICTPYFNFPRSLLTRISWLLENGRQVEIIVGDKTANDFYTSPEEKFTMASALPYLYEKNLRAFAKRFDFYIQNQQLSVRLWKDGDNTYHLKGVWIDDRYILLTGNNLNPRAWGLDAENAVLIYDPKSELGDKVQLELTQIRTYTQQLSHYSDLEMVKDYPYDVQKLLKKFGRVKLDKIVKMLL, from the coding sequence ATGCTCATTCTCAATAAACCTAATCACGCAAAAAAACAGCTGGAAGCATTGCGTTTTATTCCGCAAACAGCGGATAAAGTAGAATTTCTAGCAGGTAGCCGTGAGTTCAAAGCTCGCATTTTACAGCTCATTAAAACTGCAAAAAAACGTATTTATTTAACCGCTTTATATTTTGAACAAGATGAAGCGGGACAAGAGATTTTAGATGCGCTCTATCAAGCAAAATTAGCGAATCCAAGCTTAGAAATTAAAATCTTGGTAGATTGGCATCGTGCGCAAAGAGGTCGTATTGGTGAAGAAACTACCAGCTCTAATGCCGACTGGTATGCCAAAATAAAACAGCAATATGATTTACCGCTAGCACAAGAAATTGAATTTTGGGGCGTACCGGTTAACGGTAGAGAAATTTTCGGGGTACTTCACCTTAAAGGCTTTATTTTCGATGATACGCTACTGTATAGCGGCGCAAGTATTAATAATGTTTATTTACAACAGTTAGAACGTTATCGCTATGACCGTTACCATGTTATTGAAAATAGTGTGTTAGCAGATACAATCGTTGCCTTTACACAGCAATATATTTTATCGAATCAAGCTGTAAACCGTTTAGATCAGATTGAACGTCCGGCAACTGTAAAAATTCGCCCACAAATCAAAGCATTTCGTAAACAGCTAAGCCAACAAAGTTACCAATTTGTAGGCCAGCCGAAAAGTGATGAGCTTTGCTTATCACCGATTGTTGGTTTAGGACGTAAAAACCGTTTAAATAAGACAATTGAAGCATTGTTTTATCAAGTGCAAAATAAACTGACGATTTGCACGCCGTATTTTAATTTTCCGCGCTCGCTCTTAACACGCATTTCATGGTTACTTGAAAACGGCAGACAAGTAGAAATCATTGTCGGTGATAAAACAGCAAATGATTTCTATACATCGCCGGAAGAAAAATTCACGATGGCGTCGGCATTACCTTATTTATATGAAAAAAACTTACGTGCCTTTGCTAAACGTTTTGATTTTTATATTCAAAATCAGCAATTGAGCGTACGTTTATGGAAAGACGGTGACAATACCTACCATCTGAAAGGGGTATGGATTGATGACCGTTATATTCTATTAACCGGTAATAATTTAAACCCTAGAGCTTGGGGGCTGGATGCTGAAAATGCGGTATTAATTTATGATCCGAAGTCAGAATTAGGCGATAAAGTGCAGCTAGAACTCACGCAAATTAGAACCTATACACAACAATTGAGCCATTATAGCGATTTAGAAATGGTTAAAGACTATCCATACGATGTTCAGAAATTACTGAAGAAATTTGGACGAGTGAAATTGGATAAAATCGTAAAAATGTTGTTATAA